From a region of the Tachysurus fulvidraco isolate hzauxx_2018 chromosome 5, HZAU_PFXX_2.0, whole genome shotgun sequence genome:
- the LOC113640735 gene encoding vitamin D3 hydroxylase-associated protein-like produces MDGEWKSVAVSLLCAAGVSVLLLKWREQQKVKRKLQRAREKREKEVGQAEKAVNRFKTQNAGVDLSSIVTLSLAELSQKIRGGSLQPNAVLHAYMEKALEVNRELNCSTAVLMESLKQVEEVESHKEGLLYGIPVSIKDNVDIKGYDSTCGVLTKLDDPVIKDSVVVSVLKKQGAIPFIKTNVPQGLLNYECSNPIYGRTVNPCNLQKTCGGSSGGEGALIAGGGSILGLGTDIGGSIRIPAAFCGICGLKPTNNRLSLHGINSCAKGGKTALSAVGPMARDVESLALCMRALLCTDMFTLDPTVPPIPFNQQVYESSEPLRIGYYENDGYFQPSPSMSRALRETRELLEQAGHTLVAFNPPRIVTAFHEFVLRGNLADTGATLLQHFKEGPVDQCLKYQVSLCAVPVFVKKLISLLLRPIYPRMAAAVHSICGVSSVADLWKQHTEAEVYIQETLSQWEKLELDVLLCPMLGPAYNFNYTGKLSSALTYTALYNVLNFPVGVVPVTVVTDEDEEELKHYTGNYGDVWDKTFIKAIRGGVGLPVAVQCVARPWQEEMCLRLMREVEKLCAENKHSKTHH; encoded by the exons ATGGATGGTGAGTGGAAGAGTGTAGCAGTGtctctgctctgtgctgccggTGTCAGTGTTTTGCTGCTGAAATGGAGAGAACAACAGAAGGTGAAGAGGAAACtgcagagagccagagagaagagagagaaggaggtcGGACAGGCAGAGAAAGCCGTCAACCGCTTTAAgactcag AACGCTGGTGTTGATTTGAGCTCCATCGTGACTCTCTCACTGGCTGAACTGAGTCAGAAGATCAGAGGAGGATCTCTACAACCTAACGCTGTGCTCCATGCCTACATGGAGAAG GCTCTGGAGGTGAACAGGGAACTGAACTGTAGCACCGCCGTCCTCATGGAGAGCTTGAAACAAGTGGAAGAAGTCGAGTCCCACAAAGAAGGCCTTCTCTACGGCATTCCAGTCAGCATCAAGGACAACGTGGATATTAAG ggCTACGACTCTACCTGTGGTGTACTGACTAAGCTTGATGATCCTGTCATTAAGGACAGTGTGGTGGTTTCGGTACTGAAGAAGCAGGGTGCAATCCCCTTCATCAAAACTAATGTCCCTCAGGGTCTCCTCAA CTATGAATGCAGTAACCCCATATACGGGAGGACGGTGAACCCCTGCAACCTCCAGAAGACCTGTGGAGGCTCTTCGGGTGGTGAAGGTGCTCTGATCGCTGGAGGAGGATCTATTCTGGGGCTGGGAACCGACATCGGAGGAAGCATCCGCATCCCAGCAGCCTTCTGTGGCATCTGCGGCTTAAAACCCACAAACAACAGATTAAG tttGCATGGCATCAACTCCTGTGCAAAAGGCGGGAAAACGG CCCTGTCAGCTGTTGGTCCCATGGCCCGTGATGTGGAGAGTCTGGCTCTGTGTATGAGAGCTTTACTCTGCACCGACATGTTCACTCTGGACCCTACGGTTCCTCCGATACCGTTCAACCAGCAG GTATACGAGAGCTCGGAGCCCCTGAGGATCGGTTACTATGAGAACGACGGGTACTTTCAGCCGTCTCCGAGCATGAGCAGAGCTCTACGAGAGACCAGAGAGCTCCTGGAACAAGCAGGACACACG CTGGTTGCGTTTAACCCTCCCCGGATCGTCACCGCTTTCCACGAGTTTGTCCTGAGGGGAAACCTTGCGGACACTGGTGCTACACTCCTACAGCACTT taaggAAGGCCCGGTCGATCAGTGTCTGAAGTATCAGGTGTCCCTCTGTGCTGTTCCTGTGTTTGTGAAGAAGCTAATCTCACTGCTCCTCAGACCCATC TATCCACGCATGGCTGCAGCAGTACACAGCATCTGTGGAGTCAG CAGTGTAGCAGATCTGTGGAAGCAGCACACAGAGGCTGAG gtTTATATCCAGGAGACGTTGTCTCAGTGGGAGAAGCTGGAGCTGGATGTCCTCCTCTGCCccatgctgggaccagcttaTAACTTCAACTACACCGGAAAACTAAGCA gtgctCTGACTTACACCGCTTTGTACAACGTGCTCAACTTCCCTGTTGGAGTCGTTCCTGTCACCGTGGTCAcggatgaggatgaagaagagcTAAAACACTACACTGGGAACTACGGAGACGTCTGGGACAAGACCTTTATCAAG